A single window of Terriglobales bacterium DNA harbors:
- a CDS encoding sigma-70 family RNA polymerase sigma factor, protein MGDDTSIGGGSARFPQTRWSAIEAARSDDPAERQRALETLIAAYWKPVYKYIRVQWNRSNEDAKDLTQEFFARLIEKDFLETYDPAKGRLRTFLRVCVDGVVQNADRAARRLKRGGDAVMMSLDFDAAESELGRAAPAAAEDFFEREWVRSLFELAIEGLKKECEARGKMVHFRLFERYDMDDAGERRPTYEQLAREMDLATTDVTNYLAWARREFRRIVLEKLREMTAGEDEFRREARALLGVEGS, encoded by the coding sequence ATGGGTGACGACACCTCCATAGGCGGGGGGAGTGCGCGGTTTCCCCAGACGCGGTGGTCGGCGATCGAGGCCGCGCGCTCGGACGATCCGGCGGAGCGGCAGCGGGCTCTCGAGACGCTGATCGCGGCTTACTGGAAGCCGGTGTACAAGTACATCCGGGTGCAGTGGAACAGATCCAATGAAGACGCCAAGGACCTGACGCAGGAGTTCTTCGCGCGGCTGATCGAGAAGGACTTCCTTGAGACTTACGATCCGGCGAAGGGCCGGCTGCGGACGTTTCTGCGGGTGTGCGTGGACGGAGTGGTGCAGAACGCGGACCGGGCGGCGCGGCGACTGAAGCGCGGCGGCGATGCGGTGATGATGTCGCTGGATTTCGACGCGGCTGAAAGCGAACTGGGCCGCGCGGCGCCGGCCGCGGCGGAAGACTTTTTTGAGCGGGAATGGGTGCGCAGCCTGTTTGAACTGGCCATCGAAGGGTTAAAGAAGGAGTGCGAGGCGCGGGGCAAGATGGTCCACTTCCGGCTTTTCGAGCGCTATGACATGGACGACGCGGGCGAGCGGCGTCCTACGTACGAACAACTGGCGCGCGAGATGGACCTCGCGACCACGGACGTGACCAACTACCTGGCGTGGGCGCGGCGCGAGTTCCGGAGGATCGTGCTGGAGAAATTGCGAGAGATGACGGCCGGCGAGGACGAGTTCCGGCGCGAGGCGCGGGCGCTGTTGGGCGTGGAGGGCTCGTGA
- a CDS encoding radical SAM protein, which yields MRVLLLSMPDSFEHMPSLVIRMPNGALTSLAGNVDSRHQVAVADLILVQKTVRATVERLVRELQPDIVGLSIMTFQRRTAFRIMELVRALRPEARIVVGGYDPSLAPEAYVASGLADFIVRGEGELTFSQLLRSLEQSPASSDGLSDIPGLTWRRGSEWRENPPRPVHDLESGLIRLPNRAARVLTGYTMLGRPVDVVETSRGCTYDCSFCSIIEMRGRNFHTYSFDRVLADISDARAHGARVIFLVDDNITLNVRRFEALCRALIDSGLNRLDYIVQAMTSAIAAHGETLAPLMRRAGFRYVFLGIENILESDLAFLRADSKNALREKGRTAGNATLRATDCLHRHRMYVVGGLIVGNPDDTAESVEANLAFARRHIDWPYIQHPTPYPRTPMTKDFRAAGLITNDRLEEYDGTTAVVRTRHLPADEVEYRRWRAERWMKVRHLPSVFRQNPWFVLTHGPRMLAHTFRGSTLRSLLGLESPRKSFERYRALRAAERIYL from the coding sequence GTGAGAGTCCTCCTCCTCTCCATGCCGGACTCCTTCGAGCACATGCCCTCGCTCGTCATCCGCATGCCCAACGGCGCGCTCACGTCGCTCGCCGGCAACGTGGATTCGCGCCACCAGGTCGCCGTCGCCGACCTTATCCTCGTGCAGAAGACCGTCCGCGCGACGGTCGAGCGCCTCGTTCGCGAGCTTCAGCCCGATATCGTCGGCCTCTCCATCATGACCTTCCAGCGCCGGACGGCATTCCGCATCATGGAGCTGGTCCGCGCGCTGCGACCCGAAGCGCGAATCGTCGTCGGCGGCTACGATCCCAGTCTCGCGCCCGAAGCCTACGTCGCAAGCGGCCTCGCCGACTTCATCGTCCGCGGCGAAGGCGAGCTGACGTTCTCTCAACTGCTGCGCTCACTGGAACAATCTCCTGCGAGCAGCGACGGTCTGAGCGACATCCCCGGCCTCACCTGGCGCCGAGGCTCGGAATGGCGTGAGAATCCGCCGCGCCCCGTCCACGACCTCGAGAGCGGCCTCATCCGCCTGCCCAACCGCGCCGCCCGCGTGCTCACCGGCTACACCATGCTCGGCCGGCCGGTGGATGTGGTCGAAACCTCGCGCGGCTGCACTTACGATTGTTCTTTCTGCTCCATCATTGAGATGCGCGGCCGCAACTTCCACACCTACTCCTTCGACCGCGTCCTGGCCGATATCTCGGACGCCCGCGCCCACGGCGCCCGCGTCATCTTTCTCGTCGACGACAACATCACCCTCAACGTCCGCCGCTTCGAAGCCCTCTGCCGGGCGCTGATTGATTCCGGCCTCAACCGTCTCGACTACATTGTGCAGGCCATGACCTCGGCCATCGCCGCCCACGGCGAGACCCTTGCTCCGCTCATGCGCCGCGCCGGTTTCCGCTACGTTTTCCTCGGCATCGAGAACATCCTTGAATCCGACCTCGCCTTCCTGCGCGCTGACTCGAAGAACGCGCTGCGCGAAAAAGGCCGCACCGCGGGCAACGCCACCCTGCGCGCCACCGACTGCCTGCATCGCCACCGCATGTACGTGGTCGGCGGGCTCATCGTTGGCAATCCTGACGACACCGCCGAATCCGTCGAAGCCAACCTCGCCTTCGCCCGTCGGCATATCGACTGGCCCTACATCCAGCACCCCACGCCTTATCCCCGCACTCCCATGACCAAAGACTTTCGCGCCGCAGGCCTGATCACCAACGACCGCCTCGAGGAGTACGACGGTACCACGGCCGTCGTGCGCACCCGCCACCTCCCTGCGGACGAAGTCGAGTACCGCCGCTGGCGCGCCGAACGCTGGATGAAAGTTCGCCACCTGCCCTCTGTTTTCCGCCAGAATCCTTGGTTCGTCCTCACCCACGGCCCGCGCATGCTCGCCCACACCTTCCGCGGTTCCACCCTGCGCTCGCTTCTCGGCCTCGAAAGCCCGCGCAAATCCTTCGAGCGCTACCGCGCCCTGCGCGCCGCCGAGCGCATCTACCTCTGA
- a CDS encoding sigma-70 family RNA polymerase sigma factor, whose translation MGTAARQEEAGDGFLGGPLDLLSDAEVMLRVAAGDDAAFDHLVEKFRRPIVGFMYRMVHNQAVAEELAQEAFLRVYRSRKSYRAEARFTTWLYRIATNLAVNYARDTRNERAQATTSLDEPPAEGERPLDVADGAPTAEQLLLAKERREAIRRRVEALPERQRLAVLLHKYQGMDYREIGEVMKLSESATKSLLFRAYESLRESLKEFL comes from the coding sequence ATGGGCACCGCGGCGCGGCAGGAAGAAGCCGGCGACGGATTCCTGGGAGGTCCGCTCGACCTGCTGAGCGACGCCGAGGTGATGCTGCGCGTGGCCGCGGGCGACGACGCCGCCTTCGACCACCTGGTGGAGAAGTTCCGCCGTCCCATCGTGGGCTTCATGTATCGCATGGTGCACAACCAGGCGGTAGCGGAAGAGCTGGCGCAGGAAGCGTTCCTGCGGGTGTATCGCTCGCGCAAGAGTTATCGCGCGGAGGCGCGGTTCACCACCTGGCTCTACCGCATCGCGACGAACCTGGCGGTGAACTACGCACGGGATACGCGCAACGAGCGCGCGCAGGCCACGACCAGCCTGGATGAACCGCCTGCGGAAGGCGAGAGACCACTGGATGTGGCCGACGGCGCACCCACGGCCGAGCAACTATTGCTGGCAAAGGAGCGGCGGGAGGCCATCCGCCGGCGCGTGGAAGCGCTGCCGGAGCGGCAGCGCCTCGCGGTGCTGCTGCACAAGTACCAGGGAATGGACTACCGGGAGATCGGCGAAGTGATGAAGCTGAGCGAGTCGGCGACCAAGTCGCTGTTGTTCCGCGCCTATGAGTCGCTGCGGGAGAGTTTGAAGGAGTTCCTATGA
- a CDS encoding DUF3106 domain-containing protein, producing the protein MAAPAWAQEAETTPPRAQSQEKDKDYERNREWKKGKGGSGRHWSRRGPGPHAGDWLRRYKDLPPAEQDRALSADPEFQRLPAEKQQRLRRRLEDFRSLPPEQQQRILERMERWEHLTPEQQQRLRGMHRRMKQLPPERRQAMRSALEHLRSLPPEERERALNSERFRQKFSEDEREMLRTLSEIGPPTRGPVPAPQD; encoded by the coding sequence TTGGCTGCGCCTGCCTGGGCGCAGGAAGCGGAGACGACTCCGCCCCGCGCCCAAAGCCAGGAAAAAGACAAGGACTACGAGCGCAATCGGGAATGGAAGAAGGGCAAGGGCGGTTCCGGACGTCACTGGTCACGGCGCGGGCCGGGGCCGCATGCGGGCGACTGGCTGCGCCGCTACAAGGACCTGCCGCCGGCGGAGCAGGACCGCGCGCTGTCCGCCGATCCTGAGTTCCAGAGGCTGCCGGCGGAGAAGCAGCAGCGCCTGCGCCGGCGCCTGGAGGACTTCCGCAGCCTGCCTCCGGAACAGCAGCAGAGGATTCTCGAGCGCATGGAGCGCTGGGAGCACCTGACGCCGGAACAGCAGCAGCGCCTGCGCGGGATGCATCGGCGCATGAAGCAGCTTCCGCCGGAGCGCCGCCAGGCGATGCGGAGCGCGCTGGAACATCTGCGAAGCCTGCCCCCCGAGGAGCGCGAGCGCGCGCTCAACTCCGAGCGCTTCCGCCAGAAATTCAGCGAAGATGAGCGGGAGATGTTGAGGACGTTGTCAGAGATTGGTCCGCCGACACGAGGGCCGGTGCCTGCGCCGCAGGATTGA
- a CDS encoding sterol desaturase family protein: MPPTPDPLALRRGQAINRRNAVVAALCGCGPAALLAYLAPPTPAMWLAGLAAGFLWANFFEYALHRWLLHWAGSYPGEGHMLHHRSLGKPEEPLYVNLGGRAIFVVAMFVVNGVPVVLLDRLVFSQAGFFLHAGFAPGMLVAFSLYFIVTEQIHWRFHMGGWLPASLRTARTRHLAHHQHPDQDFSIFLPLFDRLLRTASR; the protein is encoded by the coding sequence ATGCCCCCCACTCCCGATCCCCTCGCCCTCCGCCGCGGCCAGGCCATCAACCGGCGCAACGCCGTCGTCGCCGCCCTCTGTGGATGCGGCCCCGCGGCGCTCCTGGCATACCTCGCGCCGCCAACACCAGCCATGTGGCTCGCGGGTCTCGCCGCCGGGTTCTTATGGGCCAACTTCTTCGAGTACGCCCTGCACCGCTGGCTGCTGCACTGGGCGGGGAGCTATCCCGGCGAAGGCCACATGCTGCATCACCGCTCGCTGGGCAAGCCCGAGGAGCCGCTCTACGTCAACCTGGGCGGCCGCGCCATCTTCGTGGTGGCCATGTTCGTGGTCAACGGCGTTCCGGTGGTCCTGCTCGACCGCCTCGTCTTTTCTCAGGCCGGCTTCTTCCTTCACGCTGGCTTCGCCCCGGGCATGCTGGTGGCCTTCAGCCTCTACTTCATCGTGACCGAGCAGATCCACTGGCGCTTCCACATGGGCGGCTGGCTCCCGGCGTCATTGCGCACAGCCCGCACCCGCCACCTCGCCCACCACCAGCACCCCGATCAGGACTTCAGCATCTTCCTGCCGCTGTTCGATCGCTTGCTGCGCACCGCCTCGCGGTGA
- a CDS encoding VOC family protein, translating to MAIPRRQLLRMMSFTFGSSFVLSGNRLARASQTAAPPTVSSSPAVAAAGPGLAKGAEMEKVTGIGGLFFRARDPKALARWYEQHLGINPSPTSPEGSVWKQEAGMTVFSPFPETTDYFGDPSKMWMVNFRVRDLDRMVAQLRGAGIEVKAPETYPGIGRFARLHDPEGNPIELWQPEE from the coding sequence ATGGCAATTCCAAGGCGCCAACTGCTGCGCATGATGTCCTTCACGTTCGGGTCGAGCTTCGTCCTGAGCGGCAATCGGCTCGCCCGGGCGTCGCAGACCGCTGCGCCGCCAACGGTATCTTCATCCCCGGCGGTAGCCGCCGCCGGCCCGGGGCTCGCGAAAGGAGCGGAAATGGAAAAAGTCACAGGTATCGGAGGGCTGTTCTTCCGGGCGCGCGATCCCAAAGCCCTGGCGCGCTGGTACGAGCAGCACCTGGGCATCAACCCCTCGCCCACCAGCCCCGAAGGCTCGGTGTGGAAGCAGGAGGCCGGAATGACCGTGTTTTCTCCTTTCCCGGAGACGACCGATTATTTCGGCGACCCCAGCAAAATGTGGATGGTGAACTTCCGCGTCCGCGATCTCGACAGGATGGTTGCCCAGTTGCGTGGCGCAGGCATCGAGGTCAAGGCCCCCGAGACTTATCCCGGGATTGGCCGGTTCGCCCGCCTGCATGACCCGGAAGGAAATCCCATCGAACTGTGGCAACCGGAGGAATGA
- a CDS encoding group I intron-associated PD-(D/E)XK endonuclease translates to MFSTAKRQGEAAETLFLLRAVSLGLVVSQPWGDNARYDFIVDSGGLLSRVQVKSVSRPSPRNAYHLCVAAGSGSRFPYTPRDIDFLAAYIIPEDIWYLIPSPVLRAVHTISLHPAPTRQRPGRFEPFREAWHLLFSASG, encoded by the coding sequence ATGTTTTCTACCGCCAAACGCCAGGGCGAAGCCGCCGAAACTCTCTTCCTCCTGCGCGCCGTCTCCCTTGGACTGGTCGTTTCACAGCCCTGGGGCGACAATGCCCGCTACGACTTCATCGTCGACTCCGGCGGCCTCCTCTCCCGCGTCCAGGTCAAATCCGTCTCCCGCCCCTCGCCGCGCAATGCGTATCACCTTTGCGTGGCCGCCGGCTCCGGCAGCCGGTTCCCCTACACGCCCCGCGACATCGACTTCCTCGCCGCCTACATCATCCCCGAAGACATCTGGTACCTCATCCCCTCTCCCGTGCTCCGCGCCGTCCACACCATCTCACTCCATCCCGCACCCACCCGCCAGCGCCCCGGCCGCTTCGAGCCCTTCCGCGAAGCCTGGCACCTCCTCTTTTCGGCTTCCGGCTAA
- a CDS encoding proline dehydrogenase family protein, with protein sequence MLRALFIRLSESRSLRAFAERSPAGRRVSRRFVAGETLEEVLAATRAVNQSGMSVSIDNLGENVTNAEEARRSAALYHQLLDHIAARSLDANISLKLTHMGLDVDESLAHTLVSDLVAHAARLRSFVRVDMEGSPYTQRTLDFVRHLHRHPQNAGIIGAVIQSYLYRSRKDVEELCAERIRIRLCKGAYQEPPEIAFQKKSDVDANFVALMKLLLKSGVYHGIATHDPKMIAATIAFARAEKVPPDAFEFQMLYGIRRDLQQDLVRQGWRMRVYIPFGTEWYPYFMRRLAERPANVFFILKNLFR encoded by the coding sequence TTGCTGAGGGCGCTGTTCATCCGTCTTTCTGAGAGCCGCTCCCTGCGCGCCTTTGCCGAGCGCTCTCCCGCCGGCCGCCGCGTCTCCCGCCGCTTCGTCGCCGGCGAGACGCTCGAGGAAGTGCTCGCCGCCACCCGTGCCGTCAACCAGTCCGGCATGTCGGTCTCCATCGACAATCTGGGCGAGAACGTCACCAACGCCGAGGAGGCCCGCCGCAGCGCCGCGCTCTACCACCAGCTCCTCGACCACATCGCCGCCCGCTCGCTCGACGCCAACATCAGCCTCAAGCTCACCCACATGGGCCTGGACGTCGATGAATCGCTCGCCCACACCCTGGTCTCCGACCTTGTCGCCCACGCCGCGCGCCTGCGCAGCTTCGTGCGTGTGGATATGGAAGGCTCGCCCTACACCCAGCGCACCCTCGACTTCGTCCGCCACCTGCATCGCCACCCGCAGAACGCCGGCATCATCGGCGCTGTCATCCAGTCGTATCTGTATCGTTCGCGGAAAGACGTCGAGGAACTCTGCGCCGAGCGCATCCGCATCCGCCTGTGCAAAGGCGCCTACCAGGAGCCGCCGGAGATCGCGTTTCAGAAGAAATCCGACGTCGATGCCAACTTCGTCGCCCTGATGAAGCTGCTGCTCAAGAGCGGCGTCTACCACGGCATCGCCACTCACGACCCGAAGATGATCGCCGCCACCATCGCCTTCGCCCGCGCCGAAAAGGTTCCGCCCGACGCCTTCGAGTTCCAGATGCTCTACGGCATCCGCCGCGACTTGCAACAGGACCTGGTGCGCCAGGGCTGGCGCATGCGCGTCTATATCCCCTTCGGCACCGAGTGGTACCCGTATTTCATGCGCCGCCTCGCCGAACGCCCGGCCAACGTCTTCTTCATCCTCAAGAACCTCTTCCGCTAG
- the trxB gene encoding thioredoxin-disulfide reductase: MIHNVVVLGSGCSGHTAALYAARANLKPLVIEGHEPGGQLSLTTLVENFPGFPDGIQGPELIENMKKQAARFGAEYRSGHLVSADLSRRPFKLNLGKETLESKTLIIASGASARWLGLPNEQALIGHGVSSCATCDGFFFSGKPVVVVGGGDSAMEEALFLTRFATEVTIVHRRDEFRASKIMLDRARANQKIKFLTPVVVEDVYDVGRKEVTAVKLRNLKTNQTWDFPTSALFLGIGHIPNAKMFAGQLDMDSEGYLITRDYVFTRVPGVFASGDVMDRRYRQAITAAGTGCMAAMEAEKFLEAEGH, from the coding sequence TTGATTCACAATGTCGTGGTTCTCGGCTCCGGATGTTCCGGACACACGGCCGCGCTCTACGCCGCGCGCGCCAACCTCAAACCTCTGGTCATCGAGGGCCACGAGCCCGGCGGCCAGCTCTCGCTCACCACCCTGGTGGAAAATTTCCCCGGCTTCCCCGACGGCATCCAGGGCCCCGAACTCATCGAAAACATGAAGAAGCAGGCCGCGCGTTTCGGCGCCGAGTACCGCTCCGGCCACCTGGTCAGCGCCGATCTCAGCCGCCGTCCCTTCAAGCTCAACCTCGGCAAGGAGACGCTGGAGTCCAAGACGCTCATCATCGCCAGCGGGGCTTCAGCCCGCTGGCTCGGACTGCCCAACGAGCAGGCGCTCATCGGACACGGCGTCTCCTCCTGCGCCACTTGCGATGGCTTCTTCTTCTCCGGCAAGCCCGTGGTTGTGGTCGGCGGCGGCGACTCCGCCATGGAGGAAGCGCTCTTCCTCACCCGCTTCGCCACCGAAGTCACTATCGTGCATCGCCGCGACGAATTCCGCGCCTCCAAGATCATGCTCGACCGCGCCCGCGCCAACCAGAAGATCAAGTTCCTCACCCCCGTCGTGGTCGAAGACGTCTATGACGTCGGCAGGAAAGAAGTCACCGCCGTCAAGCTGCGCAACCTCAAGACCAACCAGACCTGGGACTTTCCCACCAGCGCGCTCTTCCTCGGCATCGGCCACATCCCCAACGCCAAAATGTTCGCGGGCCAGCTCGACATGGATTCCGAGGGCTACCTCATCACCCGGGACTACGTCTTCACCCGCGTCCCCGGCGTCTTCGCCTCGGGCGACGTCATGGACCGCCGCTACCGCCAGGCCATCACCGCTGCGGGTACCGGCTGCATGGCCGCCATGGAAGCCGAAAAATTCCTCGAAGCCGAGGGCCACTGA
- a CDS encoding SpoIIE family protein phosphatase, giving the protein MRLYRFLRRKLGQAAPTSLLGQLALYLLAVDLALMVVRGVWLLAKPGPGAGGNLSDWITFFNVVLAGMYGLLLVGWVRRVLLWRLRNRLIVTYFLVGVVPAVLLVAMALVSFYIFAGQFATFLVTSDLQAEVKALQSANASRASALAGSLRRGRGTSASVTESRELEIGLPVSSKTQVVAWYRGRPFVLQGEPGTQALAAPAWLKDNFSGVALDEGGLYLRAATSVNVGSERMTVLSSTPLDREVVERVAAGLGRTTFYVTSGEFSVGSDFEPAQEGERPLVQLENRPEGTERPGLRVRRRTSQPAPGQSSLNVEGGRLPPATRWLDRPVTFGAIFMYADWKTGEEAASLFTVRTRPSALYARLFGTFGAWAGAWAAVLVALAVFLAIIALVAVAVAIGLTRTVTRSVHSLYEATQHINRGDLSYRIAVRQKDQLAELESSFNSMSASLQRLLVEEKEKNRLQSELAIAQEVQNQLFPREFPSTPGLEVHGVCQPARIVSGDYYDFLVAGDDRLGIALGDISGKGISAALLMATLHSAVRAFQIGSVMERAGVAAVHGRGAGGSLAVASVNGAMSPAHLLKVLNHHLYRSTTPEKYATLFLSFYDGASRTLHYSNAGHLPPIVLRANGELERLCEGGTVLGMFDDLSFEEARCELRPGDIFLAFSDGITEPENEFGEFGEARLIDLVLENRHLPLPQITEAVVGAVRDWIGGVEQPDDITLVLARGKGSG; this is encoded by the coding sequence GTGAGACTTTACCGATTTCTGCGTCGCAAGCTCGGGCAGGCGGCTCCCACCAGCCTGCTGGGGCAGCTTGCGCTCTACCTGCTGGCGGTGGACCTGGCGCTGATGGTGGTGCGCGGGGTGTGGCTGCTGGCGAAGCCCGGGCCGGGAGCCGGCGGGAACCTTTCCGACTGGATCACTTTTTTCAACGTAGTGCTGGCGGGGATGTACGGCCTGCTGCTGGTGGGCTGGGTGCGGCGGGTGCTGCTGTGGCGGCTGCGCAACCGGCTGATCGTGACCTACTTTCTTGTGGGCGTGGTGCCGGCGGTGCTGCTGGTGGCCATGGCGCTGGTTTCGTTCTACATCTTCGCGGGACAGTTCGCGACCTTCCTGGTGACCTCCGATCTGCAGGCGGAAGTGAAGGCACTGCAATCGGCCAATGCGAGCCGGGCGTCGGCGCTGGCGGGCAGCCTGCGGCGCGGGCGCGGGACGAGCGCGTCGGTGACGGAGAGCCGGGAACTGGAGATCGGCCTGCCGGTTTCGTCGAAGACGCAGGTGGTGGCGTGGTACCGGGGACGTCCGTTCGTGTTGCAGGGCGAGCCGGGAACACAAGCGTTGGCGGCGCCGGCGTGGCTCAAGGACAACTTCAGCGGGGTAGCCCTGGACGAAGGCGGGCTGTACTTGCGCGCCGCCACCTCAGTGAACGTGGGCTCGGAGCGGATGACCGTGCTCAGCAGCACGCCGCTGGACCGGGAAGTGGTGGAGCGCGTCGCGGCGGGCCTGGGCCGCACGACCTTCTACGTCACGAGCGGAGAGTTCAGCGTGGGCTCCGATTTTGAACCCGCGCAGGAGGGCGAACGTCCGCTGGTGCAACTCGAGAACCGGCCGGAAGGAACCGAGCGGCCCGGGTTGCGGGTGCGGCGGAGGACGTCGCAGCCGGCTCCGGGACAATCGAGCTTGAACGTAGAGGGCGGGCGCTTGCCGCCGGCGACGCGCTGGCTGGACCGGCCAGTGACCTTCGGCGCCATCTTCATGTATGCGGACTGGAAAACGGGCGAGGAGGCGGCCAGCCTGTTCACGGTGCGGACGCGTCCCTCGGCGCTGTATGCCCGGCTGTTCGGGACGTTCGGGGCGTGGGCGGGAGCGTGGGCGGCCGTGCTGGTAGCGCTGGCCGTGTTCCTGGCCATCATCGCGCTGGTGGCGGTGGCGGTAGCCATCGGGCTGACGCGCACGGTCACCAGATCGGTGCATTCGCTGTACGAGGCCACGCAGCACATCAACCGCGGCGACCTGAGCTACCGCATCGCGGTGCGGCAGAAGGACCAGTTGGCGGAGCTGGAATCGTCGTTCAACTCCATGAGCGCATCGCTCCAGCGGCTGCTGGTGGAAGAGAAGGAAAAGAACCGCCTGCAGAGCGAGCTGGCCATCGCCCAAGAGGTGCAGAACCAGCTTTTTCCGCGCGAATTCCCGTCAACGCCGGGTCTGGAGGTGCACGGTGTGTGCCAGCCAGCCCGGATCGTGAGCGGCGACTACTATGACTTTCTGGTTGCCGGCGATGACCGACTGGGGATCGCACTGGGCGACATCAGCGGCAAGGGGATTTCGGCCGCGCTGCTGATGGCGACGCTGCACTCGGCGGTGCGGGCGTTCCAGATCGGCAGCGTGATGGAGAGGGCTGGAGTAGCCGCAGTTCACGGGCGCGGTGCCGGCGGTTCGCTGGCGGTGGCCTCGGTGAACGGCGCCATGTCGCCGGCACATTTGCTCAAAGTGCTGAACCATCACTTGTACCGCAGCACGACGCCGGAGAAGTATGCGACGCTTTTCCTGAGCTTTTACGACGGCGCGTCGCGGACGCTGCATTATTCGAACGCGGGACATCTGCCGCCCATCGTGCTGCGCGCCAACGGAGAACTAGAGCGATTGTGCGAAGGCGGCACGGTGCTGGGAATGTTCGACGACCTGAGCTTCGAGGAGGCCCGGTGCGAACTGCGTCCGGGGGACATTTTCCTGGCTTTCAGCGACGGCATCACCGAGCCGGAGAACGAGTTCGGTGAGTTCGGGGAGGCGCGCCTGATCGATCTGGTGCTGGAGAACCGCCATCTGCCGCTGCCACAAATCACCGAAGCCGTGGTGGGGGCTGTGAGAGACTGGATCGGCGGGGTGGAACAGCCGGACGACATCACGCTGGTGCTGGCGCGGGGGAAAGGGAGTGGCTAG
- a CDS encoding lipid-binding SYLF domain-containing protein, whose protein sequence is MHRSLAWVLVVVMAAVPALAGDKENERLENAGQVMKEILNIPDNIPQDLLDKAECIIVLPGVKKFAIGIGGSYGRGAMVCRGGANFTGPWGAPAMFRLEGGNIGLQLGGQETDFVLLVMNPRGARSVMGSKVKLGADAAAAAGPKGRTATAATDVVMRAEILSYSRSRGLFAGVSLEGSTLRQDNGPNKSLYGREISAREILREGKVGVPSAGQALVSLLNSKTPKNLSDPKSLE, encoded by the coding sequence ATGCATCGATCCTTGGCGTGGGTCCTGGTGGTGGTCATGGCGGCGGTACCGGCGCTGGCCGGCGATAAAGAGAATGAGCGGCTGGAGAATGCGGGCCAGGTAATGAAGGAGATCCTCAATATCCCAGACAACATTCCGCAGGACCTGCTGGACAAGGCGGAGTGCATCATCGTACTGCCGGGCGTGAAAAAGTTCGCCATCGGGATCGGGGGCAGCTACGGGCGAGGAGCGATGGTCTGCCGCGGCGGGGCGAACTTCACCGGGCCGTGGGGCGCACCCGCCATGTTCCGGCTGGAGGGCGGCAACATCGGTCTGCAACTGGGCGGCCAGGAAACCGATTTCGTGCTGCTGGTGATGAACCCGCGGGGGGCGCGGTCGGTCATGGGCAGCAAGGTAAAGCTGGGAGCCGATGCGGCGGCGGCGGCCGGTCCCAAGGGCCGCACGGCGACGGCGGCGACGGACGTGGTGATGCGGGCGGAGATCCTCTCCTATTCGCGCTCGCGGGGACTGTTTGCGGGGGTTTCGCTCGAGGGCTCAACGCTGCGACAGGACAACGGTCCGAACAAGAGTCTTTACGGGCGGGAGATCAGCGCGCGCGAGATCCTGCGGGAGGGGAAAGTGGGCGTGCCGTCAGCCGGACAGGCGCTGGTTTCGCTGCTGAACTCGAAGACACCCAAGAATCTTTCCGACCCGAAGTCGCTGGAGTAG